A genomic segment from Octopus sinensis linkage group LG4, ASM634580v1, whole genome shotgun sequence encodes:
- the LOC115211066 gene encoding membrane progestin receptor gamma-like: MAARIVIAARITDHIKLTLKKLIRHRSLEMMVFQRILGPLCSVEQIPTEFRENFILTGYRYPECTLFQCVCSVFTATNETFNFWTHFLPALYFLYTICQTYSKDFLQSSYNSPLIAYLVTCILFPFASSMAHMFLSLSNNARHICFFIDYGAVSLYSFGSSIAYRAYAFPEVLEYTWFGKWYLPIAFFSALLSTLFSCQSRFSRKYEQIFRIGVFSWPYFFDNIPIFILFTPLEERFYSKFYHTKQFLYCFMAVLMYVSHFPERFKPGYFDIVLHSHQLFHIFGIISTFYQMRGIQIDMATRKNTIIKQWFYNYFHYSISIVLVQLLLIALIILFYICILNHKKAIKKKE; this comes from the coding sequence ATCAGACATAGAAGCTTAGAAATGATGGTCTTTCAAAGGATTCTTGGACCCTTGTGTTCTGTTGAACAAATTCCTACAGAATTTCGTGAAAATTTTATTCTCACTGGATATCGTTACCCAGAGTGTACTTTATTTCAGTGTGTTTGCAGTGTATTCACTGCAACTAATGAAACTTTTAATTTTTGGACTCATTTCTTGCCAGCTTTATATTTTCTGTACACAATTTGTCAAACATACAGCAAAGATTTTCTACAAAGTAGTTATAACTCTCCTCTGATTGCTTACCTTGTAACATGTATTCTCTTTCCTTTTGCTAGTTCAATGGCTcatatgtttctttctttatctaaTAATGCTAGACATATCTGTTTTTTTATAGATTATGGTGCTGTAAGTCTTTATAGCTTTGGAAGTTCGATTGCTTATCGTGCTTATGCATTTCCTGAAGTACTTGAGTACACTTGGTTTGGAAAATGGTACCTACCTATTGCATTTTTTAGTGCTTTGCTGTCAACTCTTTTCTCTTGCCAATCGCGATTTAGCAGAAAGTATGAACAAATTTTTCGGATTGGAGTATTTTCATGGCCTTATTTTTTTGACAATatacctatttttattttatttactccactTGAAGAACGTTTTTATTCCAAATTTTATCACACAAAACAATTTTTGTACTGTTTTATGGCAGTATTAATGTATGTTTCACATTTCCCAGAGCGTTTTAAGCCTGGatattttgatattgttttaCATAGTCATCAGCTTTTTCATATTTTTGGAATAATTAGCACATTTTATCAGATGAGAGGAATTCAGATTGACATGGCTACTCGAAAAAATACCATTATAAAGCAATGGTTCTATAACTATTTCCACTATAGCATTAGTATTGTACTTGTGCAACTTTTACTAATTGCATTAATTAtacttttctatatatgtattttaaaccataagaaagcaattaaaaagaaagaataa